From one Solanum stenotomum isolate F172 chromosome 12, ASM1918654v1, whole genome shotgun sequence genomic stretch:
- the LOC125848455 gene encoding SKP1-like protein 1A yields MSSSTKFLTLKTCDGKEFVLDEAIAVRSQTIKNMVEDDCVSNVIPLPNVDSKTMTKVIEYWKKHSEEDVSKDMLMEFDKAFVKVHHSILYALILAANFLNDKEILDMMCQEVADRIKGKTPEEIRKEFDIKNDFTPEEEEEIRKENAWAFE; encoded by the coding sequence ATGTCTTCTTCCACAAAGTTCttaactttaaagacttgcgaTGGTAAGGAATTTGTACTCGACGAGGCGATAGCCGTGAGGTCACAAACTATCAAGAATATGGTTGAAGACGACTGTGTTTCAAACGTCATTCCCCTGCCTAATGTCGATAGCAAAACAATGACAAAAGTGATTGAATACTGGAAGAAACATTCGGAGGAAGACGTCTCCAAAGACATGTTGATGGAGTTTGACAAGGCTTTTGTGAAGGTGCACCACTCGATTTTGTATGCTCTTATCTTAGCTGCTAATTTTCTTAACGATAAGGAGATATTGGATATGATGTGTCAAGAAGTTGCTGATAGGATTAAAGGGAAAACACCAGAAGAAATACGTAAAGAATTTGATATCAAGAACGATTTTACTccagaggaggaagaggagatCCGTAAAGAGAATGCTTGGGCTTTTGAATGA
- the LOC125847409 gene encoding SKP1-like protein 1B, with protein sequence MSLGKLITLKTNDNEEFKLDKTVAVKLEIIKNIVQDVDCTSNVIPLPNIDGKTMTKVVKYWKKHSEKGVTEVQLKNFDQDFLKISHSELHDVHLAAKYLDDNQLKEVIIQEFLDRIKGKPIEEIREVFGIVNDYTPEEEEEVRRENVWAFE encoded by the coding sequence ATGTCTTTAGGAAAGCTCATAACTCTTAAGACTAACGATAATGAGGAATTCAAACTCGACAAGACTGTAGCTGTAAAGTTAGAAATCATCAAGAACATAGTACAAGACGTTGATTGTACTTCTAATGTCATCCCCTTGCCCAATATTGATGGCAAAACAATGACAAAGGTGGTTAAATATTGGAAGAAACATTCGGAGAAAGGTGTTACAGAAGTCCAGTTAAAGAATTTTGATCAGGATTTCTTGAAGATAAGTCACTCAGAATTACATGACGTTCACTTGGCTGCTAAATATCTTGATGATAACCAATTAAAGGAGGTAATAATCCAAGAATTTCTTGATAGGATCAAAGGGAAACCAATAGAGGAAATACGTGAAGTATTTGGTATCGTGAATGATTATACTccagaggaagaggaggaggtcCGTAGAGAGAATGTGTGGGCTTTTGAatga